Proteins from a genomic interval of Zonotrichia albicollis isolate bZonAlb1 chromosome 18, bZonAlb1.hap1, whole genome shotgun sequence:
- the LOC141731135 gene encoding D-dopachrome decarboxylase-like, with product MPFVELDTSLPAERLPPGLAQTLCAAAAEILGKPAERVNVTVRSGLAMVLSGSAEPCAQLAVSSIGVVGTAEQNKAHSARFFDVLTAQLGLGPERIVIRFYPVEAWQIGKNRTVMTFL from the exons aTGCCGTTCGTGGAGCTGGACACCAGCCTGCCGGCCGAGCGGCTGCCGCCGGGGCTGGCGCAGACCCTgtgcgccgccgccgccgagaTCCTGGGCAAACCGGCGGAG CGGGTGAACGTGACGGTGCGGAGCGGGCTGGCCATGGTGCTGTCGGGCTCGGCcgagccctgtgcccagctggcgGTGTCGTCCATCGGCGTGGTGGGCACGGCGGAGCAGAACAAGGCGCACAGCGCCCGCTTCTTCGATGTCCTGACGGCGcagctgggcctgggccccGAGCG GATTGTCATCCGCTTTTACCCTgtggaggcctggcagattggcAAGAACAGGACAGTCATGACATTCCTGTGa
- the LOC102069077 gene encoding glutathione S-transferase theta-1, with translation MRGGSGRSVQSRGSSRRAGRVGMGLELYLDLLSQPCRSIYIFARSNNIPFEFKHVELFKDSVLGKKTAAASGAEQPRAGPSNSEGAGKVSLLKKVPALKDGDFTLAECTAILLYLSRKYNTPDHWYPSDIQQRARVDEYLSWHHTNIRANAPKTMWIKVLIPLFTGQPLPSEKLQEVMEGLSTSLKQFEERFLQDKAFIIGSEISLADLVAIVELMQPVGVGCDIFEDRPRLREWRRRVEDAVGKELFFQAHEMIFNIKELSNIQIDPQLKEQLAPVLMKMLK, from the exons ATGCGGGGCGGCTCCGGGCGCTCGGTGCAGAGCCGCGGCAGCTCCCGCAGGGCGGGCCGGGTCgggatggggctggagctgtACCTGGACCTGCTCTCGCAGCCCTGCCGCTCCATCTACATCTTCGCCCGGAGCAACAACATCCCCTTCGAGTTCAAGCACGTGGAGCTGTTCAAAG ACTCGGTGCTGGGGAAGAAGACGGCGGCGGCGAGCGGCGCGGAGCAGCCCCGCGCAG GGCCATCAAACAGTGAAGGTGCAGGCAAAGTCAGCCTCTTGAAGAAAGTACCAGCCCTGAAGGACGGAGACTTCACCCTTGCAGAATG CACTGCCATCCTGCTGTACCTGAGCCGCAAGTACAACACTCCCGACCACTGGTACCCCTCAGACATCCAGCAGAGGGCCCGTGTGGATGAGTACCTGTCCTGGCACCACACCAACATCAGGGCCAATGCTCCTAAAACCATGTGGATCAAG GTGTTGATTCCCCTCTTCACagggcagcctctgccctcGGAGAAGCTCCAGGAGGTGATGGAGGGGCTCTCCACTTCCCTGAAGCAATTTGAGGAGAGGTTTCTGCAGGACAAGGCTTTTATCATTGGCAGTGAGATCTCCCTGGCAGATCTTGTGGCCATTGTGGAACTGATGCAA CCTGTTGGAGTTGGTTGTGACATCTTTGAAGACAGACCCAGGCTGAGGGAGTGGCGCAGGCGGGTGGAGGATGCTGTGGGCAAAGAGCTTTTTTTCCAAGCCCACGAGATGATCTTCAATATCAAAGAACTGAGCAATATTCAAATTGATCCACAGCTGAAAGAGCAACTGGCACCTGTGTTGATGAAGATGTTGAAATGA